From one Suicoccus acidiformans genomic stretch:
- a CDS encoding esterase family protein produces MHFESRSHYSGHLGREMYFNKYGHAGIPVIVFPSSGGSKDEFADFDMIRSVESYINEGRVQFYTPSSVDSESWLAEHKSAHDQALAHNQYDKYIIHEFLPLIRHESNWQGKIMVTGASMGAYHSINFGLRHPDVFGVVLAMSGVYDARFFTGDYGSDIAVYENSPIDYLWNMQDEWFLDQYRQNHYIVSVGQGDWEGPHIADTRRLEDAFRAKGIPGWFDYWGHDVPHDWPAWRDQIAYFFGKLAEQGIL; encoded by the coding sequence ATGCATTTCGAAAGCAGAAGTCACTATAGTGGTCATTTAGGACGGGAGATGTACTTCAACAAATACGGTCACGCGGGTATTCCGGTAATTGTCTTCCCATCTTCCGGTGGAAGTAAAGATGAGTTTGCGGATTTTGATATGATTCGTTCGGTTGAGTCTTATATCAATGAAGGTCGTGTGCAATTCTATACACCGAGCTCGGTGGATTCTGAGTCTTGGCTAGCTGAGCATAAGAGTGCTCATGACCAAGCCTTAGCACATAACCAATACGATAAATACATCATTCATGAATTCTTACCACTCATCCGCCATGAATCAAACTGGCAAGGTAAAATTATGGTCACAGGTGCCAGCATGGGTGCTTATCACTCCATCAACTTCGGCTTGCGCCACCCGGATGTTTTCGGCGTTGTCCTTGCGATGAGTGGGGTGTATGATGCGCGCTTCTTCACAGGAGATTACGGTAGTGACATTGCTGTTTATGAGAACTCACCGATTGACTATCTGTGGAATATGCAAGATGAATGGTTCTTAGACCAATACCGTCAGAATCACTATATCGTCTCTGTCGGCCAAGGCGACTGGGAAGGACCGCACATTGCGGATACACGTCGTTTAGAAGACGCTTTCCGAGCCAAAGGCATTCCAGGATGGTTCGACTACTGGGGCCACGACGTACCCCACGATTGGCCAGCTTGGCGTGACCAAATTGCTTACTTCTTCGGTAAGTTAGCTGAGCAAGGGATTCTTTAA
- a CDS encoding ATP-grasp domain-containing protein: protein MGEPLNYIMISPHFPSNFEPFTVRLAENGFRVLGIADAPYDELTEPLKHAMTEYYRVDDMEDYEQVYRAVAYFAFKYGKIDFLESHNEHWLVQDAQLREDFNIPGMKPADMDQIKYKSKMKEVFRKAKLPVAKGRVFTDMKDAKKLVKQLGYPVIVKPDSGVGASDTWKIKTPKELEAFFEQKKEDVSYIMEEYISGNVVTYDGLVDRDGNVVFDSSITHDRPVLDTLDGNDMYFFIEREVPADIREVGLKAVKAFGFKERFFHFELFRLKDNTLMMLELNCRPPGGYTVDLWNYANSFDIFDLYARMLQTNEFQAPLNRPYYAAYVSRHNHLNYAHSKEDIYATYPDYVISDVWQPSIFAHVMGDIGFIVRSEKEDKLLEVMNFIRAKRN, encoded by the coding sequence ATGGGTGAACCATTAAACTACATTATGATATCGCCGCATTTCCCAAGTAACTTCGAGCCGTTCACGGTGCGTCTTGCAGAGAATGGCTTTCGAGTGCTTGGAATTGCGGATGCCCCCTATGATGAATTAACGGAGCCATTAAAACATGCGATGACAGAGTACTACCGTGTGGATGACATGGAAGATTATGAACAAGTCTATCGTGCGGTAGCTTACTTTGCTTTTAAATACGGTAAGATTGACTTCCTTGAGTCGCATAATGAGCACTGGTTAGTTCAGGATGCGCAATTACGTGAAGACTTTAATATTCCTGGAATGAAGCCGGCGGATATGGACCAGATTAAGTACAAATCGAAGATGAAAGAAGTCTTCCGCAAGGCCAAGTTGCCGGTAGCTAAAGGACGTGTCTTTACAGATATGAAGGACGCGAAGAAATTAGTCAAGCAACTCGGCTATCCGGTTATTGTTAAGCCGGATTCAGGGGTTGGAGCCAGTGACACCTGGAAGATTAAGACTCCTAAAGAGCTGGAGGCATTCTTCGAGCAGAAGAAAGAGGACGTCAGCTATATTATGGAGGAGTATATCTCCGGTAATGTGGTAACTTATGACGGCTTGGTTGACCGCGATGGGAATGTAGTGTTCGATTCGTCAATTACCCATGACCGCCCGGTCTTGGACACCTTAGACGGGAATGATATGTACTTCTTCATTGAACGCGAGGTGCCGGCTGATATTCGCGAAGTGGGTCTGAAAGCTGTGAAGGCTTTTGGCTTCAAGGAACGCTTCTTCCATTTCGAATTATTCCGTCTTAAGGATAATACGCTGATGATGTTGGAATTGAACTGCCGTCCACCAGGTGGCTATACGGTTGACCTTTGGAATTATGCGAATTCGTTTGACATCTTTGATCTCTATGCTAGAATGCTTCAAACCAATGAATTCCAAGCCCCTTTGAACCGTCCGTATTATGCGGCGTATGTCTCACGCCATAATCATTTAAATTATGCTCACAGCAAAGAAGATATTTATGCAACCTATCCTGACTATGTAATTAGCGATGTATGGCAACCAAGTATCTTTGCCCACGTGATGGGAGACATCGGGTTTATTGTTCGCAGTGAGAAAGAAGATAAGCTCCTTGAAGTGATGAACTTCATTCGGGCGAAACGTAACTAG
- a CDS encoding Mu transposase domain-containing protein: MEFDFGEVKLEIEGVVKTYYLAVWASPASDYYWAYLYTNQKKAVFQDAHVRFFENLGGVYAELVYDNMRNVVTRFIGRNEKELNPQLIQLATYYGFNINVTNCFSGNEKGTVESRVKHVRQNCFTKKYQFQSLDEARQHLEESLRTLNQESRLEEEKGHLLKYRPPFELAELCQLSVTKYATIHYQKNQYSVPDYLVGKRVQIKAYADYLVVYANEQEVARHNKIEGSHGFQLDISHYIKTLKKKPGALEHSLVLQQTPGLETLYHKYYSGHPKEFIEQLEKYHSLSGEALCQQLAYDQLVQRVTTENEGVPKNQEAILHQTEATLHQLNALYGLEESLC; encoded by the coding sequence GTGGAGTTCGATTTTGGAGAGGTCAAATTAGAAATTGAGGGCGTGGTTAAAACCTATTATCTCGCTGTGTGGGCTAGCCCTGCTTCAGATTATTACTGGGCTTACCTCTATACCAACCAGAAAAAAGCTGTCTTTCAGGATGCGCATGTGCGATTTTTTGAAAACCTGGGTGGGGTGTATGCGGAGCTTGTCTATGACAATATGAGAAATGTGGTCACTCGTTTTATTGGGCGTAATGAAAAGGAGCTAAACCCCCAACTCATCCAATTAGCCACTTATTATGGGTTTAATATTAATGTCACCAATTGCTTCAGTGGGAATGAGAAGGGAACAGTAGAGAGTCGTGTAAAGCATGTCAGACAAAACTGTTTCACCAAAAAATATCAATTTCAATCTTTAGATGAAGCTCGCCAGCATTTGGAAGAGTCCTTACGGACTTTGAATCAAGAGAGTCGTTTGGAAGAAGAAAAAGGCCACCTTCTTAAATACCGTCCTCCCTTTGAACTGGCAGAACTTTGTCAGCTCAGCGTCACAAAGTATGCCACGATTCATTATCAGAAGAATCAGTATTCTGTCCCTGACTACTTGGTAGGGAAGCGAGTTCAGATCAAGGCTTATGCCGATTATCTCGTGGTTTATGCCAATGAACAAGAAGTGGCCAGGCATAATAAAATAGAGGGTTCCCATGGGTTTCAGCTTGATATCAGTCACTATATCAAAACCCTCAAGAAGAAACCTGGTGCTCTGGAACACTCGCTGGTTCTTCAACAAACCCCCGGCTTGGAAACACTCTATCATAAATATTATAGCGGACACCCTAAAGAATTCATAGAACAACTTGAGAAATACCATAGCCTCAGTGGAGAGGCTTTGTGCCAGCAATTGGCCTATGATCAGTTGGTGCAACGTGTCACAACGGAAAATGAGGGTGTTCCTAAAAATCAGGAGGCGATTCTTCATCAGACAGAAGCAACGCTCCATCAATTAAATGCTCTCTATGGTTTGGAGGAAAGCTTATGTTAA
- the istB gene encoding IS21-like element helper ATPase IstB, which produces MLTIAEAANELKLPYLKENYQHLLLEYTSRGLDLEEALTEILTEEVEQRRNRSYQRRIRQAKFSQKKYLMDFDEKVFKEGVRQQLRELKTLNFIQEKQNVILIGNPGTGKTHFSIGLGMEACLQNYHVQFVNAPNLVIELREAVTQSQFYRFKQRLNKVDLLIVDELGYLSFDEAGAELLFNLLSNRMGKGSTMITTNLTFDRWQECFKDPTLTGALVDRLAFKAHVVDMRGESYRMKQTSAWKEAQASQKEV; this is translated from the coding sequence ATGTTAACAATCGCAGAAGCCGCTAATGAACTAAAACTTCCCTATCTGAAGGAAAATTACCAACACCTGCTCCTGGAATATACGAGTCGCGGACTGGATTTGGAAGAAGCCCTCACAGAGATATTGACAGAGGAGGTGGAACAACGTCGAAATCGAAGCTATCAAAGAAGGATTCGACAGGCCAAGTTTAGCCAAAAGAAGTACCTGATGGACTTTGACGAGAAAGTGTTTAAGGAAGGTGTTCGCCAACAACTACGCGAATTAAAGACCCTGAATTTTATTCAAGAGAAACAGAACGTCATTCTTATTGGCAACCCTGGAACAGGGAAGACGCATTTTAGCATTGGTCTTGGCATGGAGGCCTGTCTGCAGAATTATCATGTACAGTTCGTAAATGCCCCAAATCTTGTTATTGAATTAAGAGAGGCCGTCACGCAAAGTCAATTTTATCGCTTCAAACAGCGATTAAATAAGGTCGATCTCTTGATTGTCGATGAATTAGGTTATTTATCCTTTGATGAAGCCGGGGCTGAGCTTCTGTTTAATCTTCTTTCTAATCGGATGGGAAAGGGCTCTACAATGATTACGACGAACCTTACCTTTGATCGCTGGCAGGAATGCTTTAAAGACCCGACCTTAACGGGAGCCCTGGTGGATCGTTTAGCCTTTAAGGCGCATGTTGTGGACATGCGAGGGGAGAGTTATCGGATGAAGCAGACCAGTGCCTGGAAGGAGGCGCAAGCCAGCCAAAAGGAGGTATGA
- a CDS encoding transposase codes for MLEYVQHGYYKEHEQLPQLNLAYVYGEKMGLPIMYRPLSRNTPDVKTLPWLLSVFDGFDLESIQLVMDRGFYRRKSIEELCENKITFIMGTKMSLSYVKKAMSQLLELMEQFQNYDVVHRGYAQSIQLNHEFKAAETAYYPMLGDNTFVT; via the coding sequence ATGCTTGAATACGTACAACATGGCTATTATAAAGAGCATGAGCAATTACCACAACTCAATTTAGCGTATGTCTACGGTGAGAAGATGGGTTTACCCATCATGTATCGGCCATTATCTAGAAACACGCCAGATGTGAAGACACTTCCCTGGTTATTAAGTGTATTCGATGGTTTTGACCTGGAGTCTATTCAGCTAGTAATGGACCGAGGGTTTTATCGTCGAAAATCTATTGAAGAACTATGTGAGAACAAAATCACGTTTATTATGGGGACCAAGATGTCCTTATCCTATGTTAAGAAAGCAATGAGTCAGCTCCTTGAACTGATGGAGCAATTTCAAAACTATGATGTGGTTCATCGTGGCTATGCCCAATCGATACAACTCAACCATGAATTTAAGGCAGCAGAGACTGCTTATTATCCAATGTTAGGAGATAATACATTTGTGACATAA
- a CDS encoding tyrosine-protein phosphatase, with protein MIIDLHSHLLPGVDDGAQNEADTLALAREAVQEGVEHSVITPHHLNGQYVNPAASVVEKTEQLQALYDAHGIALKVYPGQEIRLTEAFLDELYSGNLLSLDGGGLYYLVEMPTLTVPDFAYETLSVLVEQGSIPIIAHPERNKVFMSDLNYYQEFIELGCLGQLTTSSYIGNFGEEFRAVSKQMIERNLVHIFSSDAHSVEWRSFHFQAAYRLMEEEYGSEQVDIYKQRSRAIINGQTFAKPEVIAAPRRKKWSFNFFRK; from the coding sequence ATGATTATTGATCTACATAGTCATCTGCTCCCGGGAGTAGATGATGGGGCGCAGAATGAGGCAGATACATTAGCTTTAGCCCGTGAGGCTGTCCAGGAAGGTGTGGAGCACTCGGTGATTACCCCGCATCATTTGAACGGCCAATATGTTAACCCAGCTGCTAGCGTCGTCGAGAAAACAGAGCAGCTTCAAGCTTTATATGACGCGCATGGCATAGCGTTGAAGGTGTATCCTGGCCAGGAAATACGCTTAACCGAGGCCTTTCTGGATGAGTTATATTCAGGGAACTTGCTGTCTTTGGATGGTGGCGGCTTGTACTATTTAGTGGAGATGCCAACGTTGACGGTGCCAGACTTTGCCTATGAGACCTTGAGTGTGTTAGTAGAGCAGGGGAGTATTCCGATTATTGCCCACCCTGAGCGCAACAAAGTATTTATGAGCGACTTAAATTACTATCAGGAATTTATTGAATTAGGCTGTCTTGGACAGTTGACGACGTCATCTTATATTGGCAATTTCGGTGAAGAGTTTCGGGCTGTATCAAAGCAGATGATTGAGCGGAATTTAGTTCACATCTTCTCGTCCGATGCCCATAGTGTTGAATGGCGTTCTTTCCATTTCCAAGCCGCCTATCGATTGATGGAAGAAGAATACGGGAGCGAACAGGTTGATATATATAAACAGCGATCCCGGGCAATTATTAACGGCCAAACCTTTGCCAAGCCGGAGGTTATAGCTGCCCCTCGGCGCAAAAAATGGAGCTTTAACTTTTTTAGGAAATAG